From the Pseudomonadota bacterium genome, one window contains:
- a CDS encoding CehA/McbA family metallohydrolase: MSDTPTTTLERTLMDEPGYGRSPRVCADGAGRFWVAWISWDGREERVRVRCRSRDGAWGASRACTLPTRAVTGIALAGWGEGALLAWIDAGDAEADGLKLAELDADGDDGSPRLIVPWRRSPGVPALSTGSDAFALCWTVRTAGGCRVEGFTSAEPSAVSIVKPISEGRGSHLEPAAAWAGDAAWIAWQVMAPEESRIEARRVDGPAPGAIVEVADGGPTGVVARPSLAGEEGGGAWVAWSTDVDPAAGPGLVRWVEVAHLDRDGKLSLPAARMQGVDRGGRGEDQGLEAPALVLGEGGALVVAARGSQSLRRMDLTGAGWTVPAQLDEAGWKCRGRRFDACASPAGLLVVGRERDGLAARLLPYGPTDGGPPALAKEKPPARPVREHRAVRGIPIAVAGRRVLFGDIHQHTAASDGTGTAAEAFHRARWRYGDDLCAIADHESFLGKRTPPGEWAEHCRIADELYAPGEFVTLQAFEWTGAMHPGPGHKVVYVSSRGGPVLSRDDERTRTSSGLLAECRRVGALAFPHHVGWTGADADAHDPEVQSCWEIVSCHGAYERPGVGPIGTRGDDKLGQFAAEMLDRGLRFGFVGGSDGHGLNWHHGICRMADSHRAGLTGVLAAAATRDAVFEALGARRCYATSGAKIGVWFEVNGLPMGEEIPVNESVSFRLSVAATAEIESLALVTNGGREIRLEAGSTAVDAHGTLPAPPEGRWAYYYARVVQVDGHVAWSSPIWLDAIGSPGSGYLTA, encoded by the coding sequence TTGTCCGACACACCGACAACCACGCTCGAACGCACGCTGATGGACGAGCCCGGCTACGGCCGCTCGCCGCGCGTCTGCGCGGACGGCGCCGGCCGATTCTGGGTGGCGTGGATCTCGTGGGATGGCCGCGAGGAGCGCGTGCGCGTCCGCTGCCGGAGCAGAGACGGGGCCTGGGGCGCCTCCCGCGCGTGCACCCTTCCGACACGCGCGGTGACGGGGATAGCGCTGGCGGGGTGGGGCGAGGGCGCCCTCCTCGCGTGGATCGACGCCGGCGACGCGGAGGCGGATGGGCTCAAGCTCGCGGAGCTCGACGCGGACGGCGACGACGGATCGCCCCGCCTGATCGTGCCGTGGCGCAGGAGCCCCGGCGTGCCGGCCCTGTCCACCGGGAGCGACGCGTTCGCGCTCTGCTGGACGGTCCGCACGGCCGGCGGGTGCCGCGTCGAGGGGTTCACGAGCGCGGAGCCGAGCGCGGTGTCGATCGTCAAGCCGATCTCCGAGGGGCGCGGCTCGCACCTCGAGCCCGCGGCCGCGTGGGCCGGGGACGCGGCCTGGATCGCGTGGCAGGTCATGGCGCCCGAGGAGAGCCGCATCGAGGCGCGGCGGGTGGACGGTCCGGCGCCCGGCGCGATCGTCGAGGTCGCGGACGGCGGCCCGACCGGGGTCGTCGCGCGCCCGTCGCTGGCCGGCGAGGAAGGCGGCGGAGCCTGGGTGGCCTGGAGCACGGACGTCGATCCCGCCGCGGGCCCCGGGCTCGTGCGGTGGGTGGAGGTCGCGCACCTCGACCGCGACGGGAAGCTCTCCCTGCCGGCGGCGCGGATGCAGGGCGTGGATCGCGGCGGCCGCGGCGAGGATCAGGGGCTCGAGGCGCCGGCGCTCGTCCTCGGCGAGGGCGGCGCGCTCGTCGTCGCGGCGCGCGGATCGCAGAGCCTGCGCCGCATGGATCTGACGGGCGCCGGGTGGACCGTGCCCGCGCAGCTCGACGAGGCGGGGTGGAAGTGCCGGGGACGACGGTTCGACGCGTGCGCCTCGCCGGCGGGGCTGCTCGTCGTCGGCCGCGAACGGGACGGCCTCGCGGCGCGGCTCCTGCCGTACGGGCCGACCGACGGCGGGCCGCCGGCCCTCGCGAAGGAGAAGCCGCCCGCGCGCCCGGTCCGCGAGCACCGCGCCGTGCGCGGGATCCCGATCGCGGTCGCCGGCCGGCGCGTGCTGTTCGGGGACATCCACCAGCACACCGCCGCGTCCGACGGGACGGGCACCGCCGCGGAGGCGTTCCACCGCGCGCGCTGGCGGTACGGCGACGATCTGTGCGCGATCGCGGATCACGAAAGCTTCCTCGGGAAGCGGACCCCGCCGGGCGAATGGGCGGAGCACTGCCGGATCGCCGACGAGCTCTACGCGCCGGGCGAGTTCGTGACGCTGCAGGCGTTCGAGTGGACCGGCGCGATGCACCCCGGGCCGGGCCACAAGGTCGTCTACGTCTCGTCGCGGGGAGGGCCCGTGCTCAGCCGGGACGACGAGCGGACCCGGACGTCGTCCGGCCTCCTCGCCGAGTGCCGCCGCGTGGGCGCGCTCGCGTTCCCGCACCACGTGGGGTGGACCGGCGCGGACGCCGACGCGCACGATCCGGAGGTGCAGAGCTGCTGGGAGATCGTCTCCTGCCACGGCGCCTACGAGCGGCCGGGCGTCGGTCCCATCGGCACGCGCGGCGACGACAAGCTCGGGCAGTTCGCGGCCGAGATGCTCGATAGGGGGCTGCGGTTCGGGTTCGTGGGCGGCTCGGACGGCCACGGGTTGAACTGGCACCACGGGATCTGCCGCATGGCCGACTCGCACCGCGCGGGGCTCACCGGAGTCCTCGCGGCGGCCGCCACGCGGGACGCGGTCTTCGAGGCGCTCGGCGCGCGGCGCTGCTACGCGACGTCCGGCGCGAAGATCGGCGTGTGGTTCGAGGTGAACGGCCTGCCCATGGGCGAGGAGATCCCGGTGAACGAGTCGGTTTCGTTCCGCCTCAGCGTCGCCGCGACGGCCGAGATCGAGTCGCTCGCCCTCGTCACCAACGGCGGCCGGGAGATCCGGCTCGAGGCCGGCTCGACGGCGGTCGACGCGCACGGCACGCTCCCGGCGCCGCCCGAGGGCCGGTGGGCGTACTACTACGCCCGCGTCGTCCAAGTGGACGGCCACGTCGCCTGGTCCTCCCCGATCTGGCTCGACGCGATCGGCTCCCCGGGCTCCGGGTACCTGACGGCGTGA
- a CDS encoding integration host factor subunit alpha — protein MTKADIIERVYEKVGGFSKKEAADMVEIVFDLMKKSLAESTKIKISGFGNFVVRSKNERVGRNPQTGQPITIGARNVLTFKSSHVLKNALNPSS, from the coding sequence ATGACCAAGGCGGACATCATCGAGCGTGTGTACGAGAAGGTCGGCGGCTTCTCGAAGAAGGAGGCCGCGGACATGGTCGAGATCGTGTTCGACCTGATGAAGAAGTCGCTGGCGGAGAGCACGAAGATCAAGATCTCGGGCTTCGGCAACTTCGTCGTCAGGTCGAAGAACGAGCGCGTCGGCCGAAACCCGCAGACAGGCCAACCCATCACCATCGGGGCGCGCAACGTGCTCACCTTCAAGTCGAGTCACGTGCTGAAGAACGCCCTCAACCCTTCGTCGTGA
- the pheT gene encoding phenylalanine--tRNA ligase subunit beta: MLLSHRWISQIAGFAPDPAELADKLTFGGLEVDAARRVGADLGRVVVGVVASKRPHPTRPNLSCVEVDGGAGLVAVVCGAPNCPGPGGLVALALVGARVGGIEVAERELQGERSLGMLCSELELGVGPDHDGVLLLEGLTRAAPGTPLAAALDLEDWIYDVSVTPNRPDALSHRGVAREVALLYGRPFSTVPAPRAPEGGDPVDKLARVDLLDPAGCPRYAAAVVSGAKIGPSPFAVRYRLHNLGVRPIGNAVDVTNLAMLEWGQPLHAFDLDKLAGRAIAVRRAREGERMRTLDGVERVFAAEDLLICDGERPVAVAGVMGGEDTGVTASTRNVLIECAYFDPRSIRRTSRRLKLQSESSYRFERGVDPLAAIDVLESAASAMAALCGAVKAPGNIDRYPTAIERRRAGLRDARFAHIMGYRAEPEETRRVLDGIGCDTTRVDGGFEVVVPAARPDLTREIDLIEEVARVLGLARVPSRLPRIQSRSPDRVEFDAARRSKEALASYGLDEAVCYSFVPEALLARLGMDRAVVRIANPLNAERAAMRTTLVAGLLENLKRATTRYEPQVRQFEVGRTFHDEGGELPREVLRAAVLVAGPRDAWIGEAPGSHDVFDAKGIALALIRDLTGAQAIVVPRADVPFLHPARGGALVVDGVEVGVVGELHPELLGALKLERGAACFEIDVLALRSMRRRPTVSPLSEFPPSVRDVALLVAEEQDAGPVAEALGAACGPLAVGVRLFDVYRGKGIEAGKKSLAFTVVYRAFDRTLTDDEIDAAHKPAVAKVAVEFRAIVR; the protein is encoded by the coding sequence GTGCTCCTGAGCCATCGTTGGATCTCGCAGATCGCCGGCTTCGCGCCGGACCCGGCCGAGCTCGCCGACAAGCTCACGTTCGGCGGGCTCGAGGTCGACGCGGCGCGGCGCGTCGGCGCGGATCTCGGGAGGGTCGTCGTCGGCGTCGTGGCCTCGAAGCGCCCGCACCCCACGCGGCCCAACCTCTCGTGCGTCGAGGTCGACGGCGGGGCCGGCCTCGTCGCGGTCGTCTGCGGGGCGCCGAACTGCCCGGGGCCCGGCGGGCTCGTCGCGCTCGCGCTCGTGGGCGCGCGAGTCGGCGGGATCGAGGTCGCGGAGCGGGAGCTGCAGGGCGAGCGCTCGCTCGGGATGCTGTGCTCCGAGCTGGAGCTCGGCGTGGGGCCGGATCACGACGGCGTCCTCCTGCTCGAGGGCCTGACGCGGGCCGCGCCCGGCACCCCGCTCGCCGCGGCGCTCGATCTCGAGGACTGGATCTACGACGTCTCGGTCACGCCGAACCGGCCGGACGCGTTGAGCCACCGAGGGGTCGCCCGGGAGGTCGCGCTCCTGTACGGCCGGCCCTTCTCCACGGTCCCGGCGCCGCGCGCGCCCGAGGGCGGCGATCCCGTCGATAAGCTCGCCCGCGTGGATCTGCTCGATCCCGCAGGTTGCCCGCGCTACGCGGCGGCCGTCGTCTCGGGCGCGAAGATCGGCCCGAGCCCGTTCGCCGTCCGCTACCGGCTCCACAACCTCGGCGTGCGCCCGATAGGCAACGCCGTCGACGTGACGAACCTCGCGATGCTCGAGTGGGGGCAGCCGCTGCACGCCTTCGATCTCGACAAGCTCGCCGGGCGCGCCATCGCCGTGCGCCGCGCCAGGGAAGGCGAGCGGATGCGGACGCTCGACGGCGTCGAGCGGGTGTTCGCGGCCGAGGATCTCCTCATCTGCGACGGCGAGCGCCCGGTGGCGGTCGCGGGCGTCATGGGCGGGGAGGACACCGGCGTGACCGCGTCGACCCGCAACGTGCTCATCGAGTGCGCGTACTTCGATCCGCGCTCGATCCGGCGCACGTCGAGGCGGCTCAAGCTGCAGAGCGAGTCGTCGTACAGGTTCGAGCGCGGCGTCGACCCGCTCGCGGCGATCGACGTCCTCGAGTCGGCGGCGTCGGCGATGGCCGCGCTCTGCGGGGCCGTGAAGGCGCCCGGGAACATCGACCGTTACCCGACCGCGATCGAGAGGCGGCGCGCCGGCCTCAGGGACGCGCGGTTCGCCCACATCATGGGGTACCGCGCCGAGCCGGAGGAGACGCGGCGCGTCCTCGACGGGATCGGCTGCGACACGACGCGGGTCGACGGCGGCTTCGAGGTCGTGGTGCCCGCGGCGCGGCCGGACCTGACGCGCGAGATCGATCTCATCGAGGAGGTCGCCCGCGTGCTCGGGCTCGCCCGCGTGCCGTCGCGGCTGCCGCGCATCCAGTCGCGTTCGCCGGACCGGGTCGAGTTCGACGCGGCGCGCCGCTCCAAGGAGGCGCTCGCGTCCTACGGCCTCGACGAGGCGGTGTGCTACTCGTTCGTGCCGGAGGCGCTGCTCGCGCGGCTCGGGATGGATCGCGCGGTCGTCCGGATCGCCAACCCGCTGAACGCAGAGCGCGCGGCGATGCGCACGACGCTCGTCGCCGGGCTGCTCGAGAACCTGAAGCGGGCGACGACCCGGTACGAGCCGCAGGTCAGGCAGTTCGAGGTCGGCCGGACCTTCCACGACGAGGGCGGTGAGCTCCCGCGCGAGGTGTTGCGCGCCGCGGTGCTGGTCGCCGGCCCGCGCGACGCGTGGATCGGCGAGGCCCCGGGATCCCACGACGTCTTCGACGCCAAGGGGATCGCGCTCGCGCTGATCCGCGATCTGACCGGCGCGCAGGCGATCGTCGTGCCCCGGGCGGACGTCCCGTTCCTGCACCCGGCGCGAGGCGGCGCGCTCGTCGTCGACGGCGTCGAGGTCGGCGTCGTCGGCGAGCTCCACCCGGAGCTCCTCGGCGCGCTCAAGCTCGAGCGCGGCGCCGCGTGCTTCGAGATCGACGTCCTCGCGCTGCGCTCGATGCGGCGCAGGCCGACCGTCTCGCCCCTCTCCGAGTTCCCGCCGTCGGTCCGCGACGTGGCGCTGCTCGTGGCGGAGGAGCAGGACGCGGGCCCGGTCGCCGAGGCGCTCGGCGCGGCGTGCGGCCCGCTCGCGGTCGGGGTGCGGCTGTTCGACGTCTACCGCGGCAAGGGGATCGAGGCCGGCAAGAAGTCGCTCGCCTTCACCGTCGTCTACCGCGCGTTCGACAGGACGCTGACCGACGACGAGATCGACGCGGCGCACAAGCCCGCCGTCGCCAAGGTCGCCGTAGAGTTTCGCGCGATCGTCCGCTGA
- a CDS encoding phenylalanine--tRNA ligase subunit alpha, producing MDAKEIVARLHELASGFGARLGGCAAEQEIRDLQAAYLGKKGSVVELQKALGALPADQRKEVGQAFNAAKQRITTATNDAIDALADRANSEYLSRHLDLTLPGRARPAGHLHPLSLVMYDIVDVFVSMGFDVATGPEIETDLYNFGKLNFPDDHPARDMQDTLFVREGKTLLRTHTSPVQIRAMLERPLPIQIVAPGAVYRRDDDPTHSPMFLQVEGLLVDEGVSFANLKAVLETFIREIFGDVRSRFRPSFFPFTEPSAEMDIECISCHGAGCRLCSSTGWLEILGSGMVDPNVLDGVGIDPERYSGFAFGVGVDRVAMLRYAGISSIRLLYENDPRFLGCFWR from the coding sequence ATGGACGCGAAGGAGATTGTGGCCAGGTTGCACGAGCTCGCCTCGGGGTTCGGCGCCCGGCTCGGTGGGTGCGCCGCCGAGCAGGAGATCCGCGATCTGCAGGCCGCGTACCTCGGGAAGAAGGGGAGCGTCGTCGAGCTGCAGAAGGCGCTCGGCGCGCTGCCCGCGGACCAGCGCAAGGAGGTCGGCCAGGCGTTCAACGCCGCGAAGCAGCGCATCACGACCGCGACGAACGACGCGATCGACGCGCTCGCCGACCGCGCGAACAGCGAGTACCTCTCCCGGCACCTCGACCTGACGCTCCCGGGCCGCGCGCGGCCGGCGGGCCACCTGCACCCCTTGAGCCTCGTGATGTACGACATCGTCGACGTGTTCGTGTCGATGGGGTTCGACGTCGCGACCGGCCCGGAGATCGAGACCGACCTGTACAACTTCGGCAAGCTGAACTTCCCGGACGATCACCCGGCGCGCGACATGCAGGACACGCTGTTCGTCAGAGAAGGGAAGACTCTGCTCCGCACGCACACGTCGCCCGTGCAGATCCGCGCGATGCTGGAAAGGCCGCTGCCCATCCAGATCGTGGCGCCGGGCGCCGTGTACAGGCGCGACGACGATCCGACGCACAGCCCGATGTTCCTCCAGGTCGAGGGCCTCCTCGTCGACGAGGGCGTGAGCTTCGCGAACCTGAAGGCGGTGCTCGAGACGTTCATCCGCGAGATCTTCGGGGACGTGCGCAGCCGCTTCCGGCCGAGCTTCTTCCCGTTCACCGAGCCGTCGGCGGAGATGGACATCGAGTGCATCTCGTGCCACGGCGCGGGGTGTCGCCTGTGCTCGTCCACCGGCTGGCTCGAGATCCTCGGGTCGGGGATGGTCGACCCGAACGTGCTCGACGGCGTCGGCATCGACCCGGAGCGGTACAGCGGCTTCGCGTTCGGCGTCGGCGTCGATCGCGTCGCCATGCTGAGGTACGCGGGGATCTCCAGCATCCGGCTCCTGTACGAGAACGACCCGCGCTTCCTCGGCTGCTTCTGGAGGTGA
- the rplT gene encoding 50S ribosomal protein L20, giving the protein MSRVKRGFKARRRRNRVFKQAKGFFGSRSRIFKVTKMAVLHAWKDAYVGRKLRKRDMRGLWITRINAGARLQGLSYSKMIGGLKKAKVALDRKILADLAVVDPEGFAKVAAMARGTK; this is encoded by the coding sequence ATGTCCAGGGTAAAGAGGGGTTTCAAGGCGAGGAGACGCCGCAACCGCGTCTTCAAGCAGGCGAAGGGGTTCTTCGGGTCGCGCAGCCGCATCTTCAAGGTGACGAAGATGGCCGTGTTGCACGCGTGGAAGGACGCGTACGTCGGCCGGAAGCTGCGGAAGCGCGACATGCGCGGCCTCTGGATCACCCGGATCAACGCCGGCGCCCGGCTCCAGGGCCTGAGCTACTCGAAGATGATAGGCGGCCTCAAGAAGGCGAAGGTCGCTCTCGACCGCAAGATCCTCGCCGATCTCGCCGTGGTCGATCCCGAGGGGTTCGCCAAGGTCGCCGCCATGGCGCGCGGGACCAAGTAG
- the rpmI gene encoding 50S ribosomal protein L35, with product MPKMKSNRAAAKRFRKTGNGKVRCDKPFHSHILTKKTSKRKRKLRKNDIVDKTRVRQVRRLLPYL from the coding sequence ATGCCGAAGATGAAATCGAATCGCGCGGCCGCCAAGCGCTTTCGCAAGACCGGGAACGGCAAGGTCCGGTGCGACAAGCCGTTCCACAGCCACATCCTGACGAAGAAGACATCGAAGCGGAAGCGCAAGCTCCGCAAGAACGACATCGTCGACAAGACGAGGGTGCGCCAAGTGCGCCGGCTCCTGCCTTATCTGTAG
- a CDS encoding nucleotidyltransferase, with the protein MTLTEDMKDLLALLERHGVAYAVIGGFAVNYYGYPRLTQDFDILVVPNDDNARRALAALDEFGFGRVGLRADFLAREGAALHMGVEPNRIDLLTSVLGVAPVEVVRRARFVDVDGVRLRLISRDDLIASKRASKRARDLADAEELSALEKAP; encoded by the coding sequence GTGACCCTCACAGAGGACATGAAGGATCTGCTCGCGCTGCTCGAGCGACACGGGGTCGCCTACGCGGTGATCGGCGGGTTCGCCGTCAACTACTACGGATACCCACGCTTGACGCAGGACTTCGACATCCTCGTCGTGCCCAACGACGACAACGCGAGGAGAGCCCTCGCGGCGCTGGACGAATTCGGATTCGGACGGGTCGGCCTGCGCGCGGATTTCCTCGCACGGGAAGGCGCCGCGCTCCACATGGGCGTCGAGCCCAACCGCATCGATCTCCTGACCAGCGTCCTCGGCGTCGCGCCGGTGGAAGTCGTGCGCCGGGCCCGATTCGTCGATGTCGATGGCGTGCGCCTCCGGCTGATCTCCCGCGACGATCTCATCGCGTCGAAAAGGGCGTCCAAGAGGGCCCGGGACCTCGCCGACGCCGAGGAGCTTTCGGCGCTCGAGAAAGCGCCGTGA
- the infC gene encoding translation initiation factor IF-3, producing MGRTPRPTQTRINEMIRRPEVRVINPDGQQLGIYPIRQALTIAQELGLDLVEINPKADPPVCRIMDFGKFKYEQKKQTNSARKKQKVIEVKEVKMRPKTDTHDFETKLKHVRRFIEEGNKARLTIRFRGRELAHPDVAARQLDKMVEAVKDIAVVEQPYAMDGRMMTMLIAPAKTGG from the coding sequence GTGGGGCGCACGCCGCGCCCGACGCAGACGCGCATCAACGAGATGATCCGGCGGCCCGAGGTGCGGGTCATCAACCCGGACGGGCAGCAGCTCGGGATCTATCCGATCCGCCAGGCGCTGACGATCGCCCAGGAGCTCGGGCTCGATCTCGTCGAGATCAACCCCAAGGCCGATCCGCCCGTCTGCCGCATCATGGATTTCGGCAAGTTCAAGTACGAGCAGAAGAAGCAGACCAACTCGGCGCGCAAGAAGCAGAAGGTCATCGAGGTCAAAGAGGTCAAGATGCGGCCCAAGACCGACACCCACGACTTCGAGACCAAGCTGAAGCACGTTCGCCGGTTCATCGAGGAGGGGAACAAGGCGCGGCTCACGATCCGGTTCCGCGGGCGGGAGCTGGCGCACCCCGACGTCGCCGCGAGGCAGCTCGACAAGATGGTGGAGGCCGTCAAGGACATCGCCGTCGTCGAGCAGCCCTACGCGATGGACGGGCGCATGATGACGATGCTGATCGCGCCCGCGAAGACCGGCGGCTGA
- the thrS gene encoding threonine--tRNA ligase: MNSPKDRYAANTVGAALASADLLDKSTVAALIGGELADLQAPLPAGAAPLPVAIDDPAALHVIRHSTAHVMADAVQRLFPGTKVTIGPAIDNGFYYDFDREAGGFTEEELAAIEKQMFAIINEGRDFVRKEVSKEEARALFNGMGETYKLEILDGIADGVPITLYTHGAWVDLCAGPHVPSTRFIKAFKLLSGAGAYWRGDEHKKMLARIYGTAFSDKKALAEHLAALEEAKKRDHRKLGKELDLYSIDEQIGGGLVLWHPRGAFVRWMIEDHWRKAHFKNGYDLVFSPHVGRSNLWETSGHLENYADAMYAPMEVEGNPYYIKPMNCPFHIGMYRNALVSYRDLPKRWGELGTVYRFERSGQLHGLLRVRGFTQDDAHLFMRPDQLDGEIRRLLRFTIHLLGDYGFKDLAVMLSTRPKEKFIGGLDVWEFAEAALRSGLDAEGIEYEVDEGGGAFYGPKIDIKIRDAIGRLWQCSTIQADFNLPERFDLAYIGDDSKRHRPVMLHRTILGSMERFFGVMIEHYAGAFPMWLAPEQVAILTVTDRQIEFANEVRRTLADRGFRVEMHLENDKLGAKIRAARLKRIPAMAVIGDKEVEGRGVALRSRADGELGFKTIDELVAWLEREAAEPRTYELG; the protein is encoded by the coding sequence ATGAACAGTCCAAAGGACCGGTACGCCGCGAACACGGTCGGCGCCGCCCTGGCGTCCGCCGATCTCCTCGACAAGAGCACGGTCGCCGCGCTGATAGGCGGCGAGCTGGCGGATCTCCAGGCGCCGCTCCCGGCGGGCGCCGCGCCTTTGCCGGTGGCGATCGACGATCCGGCCGCGCTCCACGTCATCCGCCACTCGACGGCGCACGTCATGGCGGACGCCGTGCAGAGGCTCTTCCCGGGCACGAAGGTGACGATCGGCCCGGCGATCGACAACGGCTTCTACTACGACTTCGACCGCGAGGCGGGCGGCTTCACCGAGGAGGAGCTCGCCGCGATCGAGAAGCAGATGTTCGCGATCATCAACGAGGGCCGCGACTTCGTCCGCAAGGAGGTCTCCAAGGAGGAGGCGAGGGCGCTCTTCAACGGGATGGGGGAGACGTACAAGCTCGAGATCCTCGACGGCATCGCCGACGGCGTGCCGATCACGCTCTACACCCACGGCGCGTGGGTCGACCTGTGCGCCGGGCCGCACGTCCCGAGCACACGCTTCATCAAGGCGTTCAAGCTCCTCTCCGGCGCGGGCGCCTACTGGCGCGGCGACGAGCACAAGAAGATGCTCGCGCGGATCTACGGCACCGCGTTCTCCGACAAGAAGGCGCTCGCCGAGCACCTCGCCGCGCTCGAGGAGGCGAAGAAGCGCGACCACAGGAAGCTCGGCAAGGAGCTCGACCTCTACAGCATCGACGAGCAGATCGGCGGCGGGCTCGTGCTGTGGCACCCGCGCGGCGCGTTCGTCCGCTGGATGATCGAGGATCACTGGCGCAAGGCGCACTTCAAGAACGGCTACGACCTCGTCTTCTCGCCGCACGTCGGGCGGTCGAACCTCTGGGAGACCTCCGGGCACCTCGAGAACTACGCGGACGCGATGTACGCGCCGATGGAGGTCGAGGGCAACCCCTACTACATCAAGCCGATGAACTGCCCGTTCCACATCGGCATGTACCGCAACGCGCTCGTCTCGTACCGCGATCTCCCGAAGCGGTGGGGCGAGCTCGGCACGGTGTACCGCTTCGAGCGCTCCGGCCAGCTGCACGGGCTGCTCCGGGTCCGCGGGTTCACGCAGGACGACGCGCACCTGTTCATGCGGCCCGACCAGCTCGACGGCGAGATCCGGCGCCTGCTCCGCTTCACGATCCACCTCCTCGGCGACTACGGGTTCAAGGATCTCGCGGTGATGCTCTCCACGCGGCCGAAGGAGAAGTTCATAGGCGGCCTGGACGTCTGGGAGTTCGCCGAGGCGGCGCTCCGGAGCGGGCTCGACGCCGAGGGGATCGAGTACGAGGTCGACGAGGGCGGCGGCGCGTTCTACGGGCCCAAGATCGACATCAAGATCCGCGACGCGATCGGCCGGCTCTGGCAGTGCTCTACCATCCAGGCGGACTTCAACCTCCCGGAGCGGTTCGATCTCGCGTACATCGGCGACGACTCGAAGCGGCACCGGCCGGTGATGCTCCACCGGACGATCCTCGGATCGATGGAGCGGTTCTTCGGCGTCATGATCGAGCACTACGCGGGCGCGTTCCCGATGTGGCTCGCTCCGGAGCAGGTGGCGATCCTGACCGTGACGGATCGCCAGATCGAGTTCGCGAACGAGGTGCGGCGCACCCTCGCGGATCGCGGGTTCCGCGTCGAGATGCACCTCGAGAACGACAAGCTCGGCGCGAAGATCCGGGCGGCGCGGCTGAAGCGCATCCCGGCGATGGCGGTGATAGGCGACAAGGAGGTCGAGGGGCGCGGCGTCGCCCTCCGATCCCGCGCCGACGGGGAGCTGGGGTTCAAGACGATCGACGAGCTCGTCGCGTGGCTCGAGCGGGAGGCCGCGGAGCCGCGGACGTACGAGCTCGGCTGA